One part of the Mya arenaria isolate MELC-2E11 chromosome 3, ASM2691426v1 genome encodes these proteins:
- the LOC128228540 gene encoding torsin-1B-like has product MAIGANKCLLTLIYGGFSTLVYFNLSLKYSIPTLLFVLFVLIVILYANGDIAFKELLVPLCLPLLILICVSAVVFSSIWIYCTWNECCTSTWITSNLTGLAFALNQNLYGQHLVIGPTVKHLRGHVETHPKRPLVLSFHGVPGTGKNFVSSMIAEHMYAKGMSSQYVHYFSATKDFIHEDRLEEYQLTIKQHIVAAVQACPQSLFIFDEMDKMPSGIMDVVKPYLEYNQPVDGTDYRHSVFLFLR; this is encoded by the exons ATGGCTATCGGAGCTAATAAATGCTTGTTAACATTGATATATGGAGGATTTTCAACTCttgtatatttcaatttgtCGTTGAAGTATTCCATACCAACATTACTTTTTGTGCTATTTGTTCTTATTGTGATTCTTTATGCAAATGGTGATATTGCATTTAAAGAGTTGTTAGTTCCTCTGTGTTTGCCATTACtaattttaatatgtgtttctGCAGTCGTGTTTTCTTCTATATGGATTTATTGCACTTGGAATGAATGCTGTACATCTACATGGATAACGAGCAACTTGACAG GCTTGGCGTTTGCCCTCAACCAAAATCTGTATGGGCAACATCTTGTCATTGGACCAACAGTCAAACACTTGAGAGGGCATGTAGAAACACACCCAAAAAGGCCTCTTGTGCTCTCGTTTCACGGAGTGCCGGGCACTGGAAAGAATTTCGTTAGCTCCATGATCGCCGAGCATATGTACGCAAAAGGAATGTCAAGTCAGTATGTACATTACTTCTCAGCAACGAAGGACTTTATTCATGAGGACAGGCTGGAAGAATATCAG CTCACCATAAAGCAGCATATCGTAGCAGCCGTACAGGCATGTCCTCAATCTCTCTTCATTTTCGATGAAATGGACAAGATGCCAAGTGGAATCATGGATGTTGTGAAACCGTACCTTGAGTATAACCAACCTGTCGATGGAACCGATTACAGGCATTcagtgtttctatttttaagGTAA